cgtttgatgcttgatggggtagtgtacttttgctctatataagttaggaatcagtttgatagtcacgatcataggtttagggcgtaaaatcgacgtaaaaattcaatttttaggctagttgaaaaactgggtttttaccgcccttttggagttgaaaaagcttcttttcagaaaactttttactttcactttttgatccgtttttcaaactgctagcataaaatttagtgtttcggttagaatgctgctggtcgatagacgcgagcaacgttattccaactttcaacataagctcccaggttgtgcgtcttatctccccctttgtctatttgcagttcatatgcaagacccatcgacgacgatctgttggctcaactgctcgaggatgaagaacaaccctcgatatttattcctgaaattcCGTTTTCTTGTATtcatccaaacacttccccagttttaACTCAAAATATGGTTCGCACAAAAACTAAGGCCCATAAAAGAAAAACTtccaacacttctcatcagcctactgctgatgctccctcgaccagtggtcgagacgaaaatGTCCCCGATCCAAATGTCCAAAGGCATGCTCGCCCTCGACACGCTATTCAGCCGAATGTTGAGTGGCATGTAGTCGCTGAGAGTAGGGTGATGGTCAGAATGATTGCCGACTACTTAAGAAACTacaatctgacaggggtgaccctagtcaaacctaacccagaccaaagggctaatctgcctagaggtgcttacagcgcctggtcacGGTTTCATGTTGAAGCaggagccactttgcctcttcatgcattctttcagggggtggccaactattttggagttgcccccttccaaattaccccaaatggatatagaatgcttgctggactctatatcctgtatagccagaaaaaatggcccgtgccgtcgccacatgaggtcaactacctgttcaacctcaagtctaacccgaaccaagatggcacggggttcttccatctttgtcatcaggaaactgggtgTACTTTCCTGACTGATACgacccacatctcaaacgtggggaagtactaccaggagtacttccttacgcctgacctggtcacagacaacttggctttcgcacgaggaggtaaatcTTTCACATCGCTGGCTGGCTTCTTCAATTAGTGTTTTTCcaccacaatgtcttaaacttttaatgttTTTCAGGCTCGTGggtgcgaccaaacccaactccggggatggagtcaagagcggcactcttagccagcatgtcaaatattgagaagagtgtcaaaaatctagttacagaggctaaccttaggttggctggtgtaatgccctggatagccaagaccgctacactgtgtacttataaagtgcaagacttgctaatcaagtcattaatttaaaaatgtgtcattaattaaagtgttctagggttaaaagacattttggtttcaaaagatgcattttataaatttataaacagATCAAAtacaagggatccccaaaagagcAGTATTTAAAAGCTAGATTGCAAAACTCAACAGTTGAAAGTagacattagccatactaaggcaaaatacaatgttctggtcctcttgtccctgtaatctcctcaaccgtggcggctgagcggccaGCCCTGTACATTCATCCTGCAGAACTCTCCAATCAGGGTTAATtgatcttgcctttgcctttaccttcaccatgcagcacccgtgatctgaggctcagcaagaaaataacATATACAGCAATCTCAAGCAGACATTCCAGTAAACATGTTAAGTTATTCAAATCATAGCATGTGAGCATACTTCCAGATACAAGCAACCGCATCCACACATAagttattcaacaatctcatctatAATCAAGTATAACATTCAttttacacaaatactagggccgacaccttaggccgcaccctctgtttatcccactgactccggcctgcttaatcgagctcagtgcataataagctgtcctcggataccagtgtccgagccgtgccaattgcataAGTTAAccatggctcgcttaggccgttggttacaatttacatggcataatacaattCTTTCAATCGTTTATATTAGGGAGGCCTTAGTCCCATTCAAATATTTAaccgagtgtagttttcttacctttaatctttgcagttattgaattacgagcaacgcccctcaagcatgatccgttcccgagcctaagcctttatcacctagtacaaccaaagtatagggttccattaatactcgagtATAGGTTttcagttacaaaactaactcccgggaatccgaattccaccaagcacggtggtgaaatcaatgccgagcatactagaccacattcccaagcctaaaaccctcaaaagttcatgtgcacaaccaagggctgcggcccttgaagatTAGCTgcgaccctagcctcaaaacagaaccaagactATCCTGAGCAAAAACACGctccgcggcccttgctttgggcgccgcagcgccctcccttggccgagcctccttggccctttttcatcctagggccgcagcgctctagaacagagccgcgacccttcccttcatgCCTAGAAAACCTACCATTTTAAAGCttaaaacctcagccaaaaccacccctaagcttcctacttcaacacccaacataaCCTCAACTCATGCTACACAATTTCAGCAGAAACTCAGCTCAATAAACCATAGAAAATTCACTTTCAATCCATGAAACTCTAAGAACATAAACACCATGTTAtaaccagtcaaaactcaaactcaaatcattaattcatgaaacaaagcttaccttcttgattgaaCCCTTCCCTTAGCCAAATcccagctgattccaaggatttccccagctcaattccaccctaatcatcaattgaacaatacctcaatacccagctgaaactctAGTGCTAACACAAGAAGAAGGAAATTCATGCTTACCTTGGTCCTGATATAGTCCTTGATTGTctactgagctaatccccaaggtTGCTCCTGAATTCCTCTAAATTCCAGCAATTCTTCAGCTTCAATTTCCCCAATTCCCTTGAGAGTTTCTGGTTTGgttccctttgtttttcttgGGAGTGAGAGTGAGAATAACCAGCTGAGTAGGGAAAAATGGTAGTGTCGGTCTAATTTTATAAAGGCTTCCTAAGTTTGTTTtactcgttaagttaatcccacggctcggggtgctggaaccgtccccgaggccaaaactgtaaaattccccaatattcccgcttagacatcctaacctcaaatatatctccatatatttattttcatgacccgatagtctgaatcgctacccgatacctaaaatacccctgacttgtccaaagtcataccttaagtcctgttgtgacttttcccgctatccgACCCTAGGTTCGTCTCGAGTTGTACTCTatgaacctgcccacataataatgtggttctcacatatatcacataaatatttcatattatcacataatatcattaattatcatataatcatcatcaatcacatattcaaacatttaagtcaatattattcactataatcccatttatgccctcccggcacactaatcaaggcccttaagccttattagcgaatttgggtcgttacagctggcCTCTGGGACCCTCAAGCAAATATGAGTGGGCCTTCGGCAGGGAGTGCTCGCGCCAAAgcggaacccgagcagcaaccccaagagtctcctccgcggaggagaccaattggggttacgatcagggaacctgctagcactcattgagcagagaggccctcggctcccaaaggaaaaggaaagcagaATGTCGTCGAGCCTGCTGAACTCTCTGACGACTCATCAgatgacaacggtatagtaatttcgcttttaaacaatttgccaattccctgttaTTTGTTCGATGGGGACGGctattttaaatatgctccacacttagggccagacttcttcgtatcaaagaatgagtgtaagactcGTAGAGTctatagtgtagcgaccagtagttttagctcgggtactttacttgtaatcttttcacTTTCATTTTTTTGCCCTGTGTGACCATCTTGTCTCACTGCTCgcgttgtttccttttgtgcagaaATGGACTCTGAGGACGTGTTCGAGCATTATAGGATTGCTGCTGCCTTTTCTGGCAAGAAGAAGAACAGCAAGAGGGCCCGAGGGGAGAGCAGTAAtactgcctcaaagaaggcccgaactgaTGACCCTCCGGCTACCGCCCCTTCGAAGGAGAGCTCACCACCTCCATCACCACTCGAGCAGCCAGCCTTAACTCCTTCGGTCGATCAAACTTCCAATCCTACAACACCCGTCGACCAGCAGCCTTCTCCTAAGGCTCCTAGCAGCCAAACCTTGCGTactcagcccgaaggctccctgcccagtatCGTGGTTTGCTCTGCCatggagagaatatacaagctctccaagcataaaCACAGTCAGGCAGCTATTACTGAAACTACCTCTATGGAGACTGATCAAGTTATCAatagagggctgaacgagatagttagcgtaagtcaactCCTGATGATGTAACATTTATTTTCGATTCCCTGCCTTtactttatctttttctatctGACTTTAGGGACTACTGACCATAaccgctggctggcgccgtgctggggcaTTGGTGTCTCGGGTAAGGAATTTCGATACTAGGCTCGCCGAGGCTAAGAAAGCACTCGAAGCTAAAAACAACGAGCTTACTAAACAGATTGGCGAGTTGCTTGAGGAGAAAATGGAATTGTCTAAGCAGAAAGaagaactgctcgagcaaaaagctACTCTGACCGAGGAGCTGCTGGAAACTCGAAATGCCCTGAAGAAATCCAACGAAGCTagggaaaaattcagggaaagcgcCACACTCAACTATCAACAAGCTGTACAGCTCAAGCTTGATCTGATCGCAAGCAGGCAGGAGGCGGAGAAACTCGAAAAATGAGTGAAAGAGCTTGAGGAAGCTGGAGCTAAGAACTTTGAGAaatacaaggaagccactcatctttgcttctatgagttctagaagcacaaccgggaggctaacttcaactatctgtcAGAACGCTTGAGGAGGACTTTAATGTTGCAATGTGCCATTCGCCTGGTAGAAGAAGAGAGGGATGAAGTGCCTGCCTCCCCAAAGATTTCCCTGGCAGCAGGGATAGATGGTGTAGACACAGAAGTTGGCACAGCCGTCGACCAAGACGTTCCTCAAGACCCTCCCGCTCCTTAACCTTTTTTTCCTGTTATTTCAACTACACGACCCACGAGTcgcgatgtaaagacaatattttttattgctgcaagggcagccattttacttttacttgaacagttacatccgagcagtgattgctcgcggtgtaaaaggattcattttgatattataatatgttTGCATTTTATAACATccgttcgcatgaccgaacttagcatagcactttggcttgatttaacaaaatataaaatttgaaaaatactctaagtaccgtagtatgctttcacttattttgttcatgtgtttacatacctcttggtatgctttgatttctatgtgccttatatgccccccaagtgactgacgagctttaggtccttggtcacttgccttgaccataacctatATGAACATTGCTGCTAAGTATAAAatgcaaaacttataatacaacaaaacaacacacgtaatgaacaaatacttgtaaagaattacaaagtttggcaagaatgactggctgcgcacaaccccttatatttctcgtatttaaatggactaaacatgtctttatgagtgatctttgaaagatcttacacttataaatgattagccatataacatgactaaccctttttcaaaacttgtaaaaagtaaaaattaatacaagccagtcctttaagaaggattgtttattgataatacttgcgcaggtgttttCCATTCTAAataacgcggaacgagatctccatttaagcgtgcaagtttataggtgactggatggaggacttcttcagtctggtaaggtccttcctagtttggtctgagtactccagcagcttggtcgtgagtgtttaagaaaactcttcgaagtactaagtctccgacattgaactttctttcttttactttggagttaaaataccgagcgactttttgctggtacgcagctactcggagttgggttttttctcgtttctcctcaatcaggtctagggactccatcaacagttggttattttggtcttggtcgtatgtgactCTGCGATGCAAGGGCGGGTCTAACTCAACatgcaacatggcttcatacccatatgctaaggaaaatggggtatgacctgttgctgttcggtgagaagttctatacgaccagaggacttcaggcagctgttctggccatactcctttagcttctttgagccttttcttcag
The genomic region above belongs to Humulus lupulus chromosome 1, drHumLupu1.1, whole genome shotgun sequence and contains:
- the LOC133778874 gene encoding uncharacterized protein LOC133778874; the encoded protein is MDSEDVFEHYRIAAAFSGKKKNSKRARGESSNTASKKARTDDPPATAPSKESSPPPSPLEQPALTPSVDQTSNPTTPVDQQPSPKAPSSQTLRTQPEGSLPSIVVCSAMERIYKLSKHKHSQAAITETTSMETDQVINRGLNEIVSGLLTITAGWRRAGALVSRVRNFDTRLAEAKKALEAKNNELTKQIGELLEEKMELSKQKEELLEQKATLTEELLETRNALKKSNEAREKFRESATLNYQQAVQLKLDLIASRQEAEKLEK